The Aquamicrobium sp. DNA segment GCCATCTGGCGAGCGAGATCTGACGGCGGGCAGGATGGAAACGGCCGGTCCTTCACCAAACGGACGCGCGCTTAACGTAAGCGCCCTCGCGTGCGCTCCGGCGCGGACGGCGGCGGCGATGTCTCTTTTCCCCCGCGCCCCGACGACCTATCCCTAGCCCGACCCCCTCGGATCGAGCGGCAGACCGATCCCCTGCCGATCCGCGGGGCGAAAGGACATTCTTCAGGAGGCAGCTTCCAGTGAACAACACCATTGGCAAGGCGGAAGCCGACAGTTTCGTCCCGGCCGCGCCGATCGAGATCACCCGCGCCGCGACGCTGGCCCCGCTTCCCCGGCCGCCCTACGGCTTCGGCAACCACTTCACCGACCACATCGCCACGTTGCGCTACACCGAGGCCACCGGCTGGGGAGAGCCGCGGATCGTCCCCTTCGGCGAGCTTTCGCTCCATCCCTCGGCCGCCGGCTTCCAGTACAGCCAGTCGATCTTCGACGCGTTCAAGGCGCATCTCCAGCCCGACGGCAGCCTCGCCATGTTCCGCCCGGACATGCATATCGCCCGGCTCAACCGGTCGGCGGCGCGCATGTGCATCCCGCAGGTCGAGCCGCGGATGCTGATGGAGCTGATACAGCGCCTGTGCGACCTCGACCGGCGCTGGGCGCCGAGCGACCCGGGCAGCGCGCTCTATATCCGGCCGACCATCGTCGCCACCGAGGGCTTCGTCAGCCTGCGCCCGGCGCGGGACTATCTGCTCGTCGTGTTCCTGTCGCCGGTCGGCGACTACTTCGCCGAGGGCAGCGCGCCGGTGCGCATCCTCGCCAGCGACGAGTTCGTGCGCGCCGCGCGCGGCGGCGTCGGCTCGGCCAAGACGGGCGGCAACTATGCCGCCGCCATGTACGCCACGCGGGCCGCGGTCGAGCAGGGCTACTCGCAGATCCTGTGGCTCGACGGGGTGGAACGGCGCTATCTCGAGGAGGTCGGCTCGATGAACATCTTCGTCAAGATCGCCGGCAGGGTGCGCACGCCGCCGCTGTCCGATTCCATCCTGGCGGGCGTCACGCGCGACACGATCCTCTCGATCCTGCGCGACAGCGGCGCGGCCGTGAGCGAGGAGCCCATCGCCATCGACGAGCTGTTCGAGGCCCACGACGCCGGCACGCTCGACGAGGTCTTCGGCACCGGCACCGCCGCCATCGTCTCGCCGATCGGGCGGATCGCCTACAAGGGCAAGGAAATCCAGGTCCGCGACGGCCAGCGCGGCCCGACGACGGAATGGCTCTACGACAAGCTGCTGGCGGTCCAGAAGGGCAGGGACAACGACCCGCAGGGCTGGCGCGTGACCGTGCCGCACTTCGGCTGAGCGCCACTCCCGGCGGGGCCGGGAACGCGCGGGACAGGGCGCTCCTGCCCCGCATCCCTGCCCATTTCGCGCCGGTGCCTTGTCGCGGACACAATTCGTCGCTATCTATGCCGCATCGAACTTGTTGACGAACTTTGTTTCGCGCTCCGGCGCTCCTACGATCTTCCTTCTCAATTTCGAAGACTGCGACGTTCGGCACGCGGCCGGGCGGCGATCAACTATTTCCGATTTGAAAGGAATGCATCATGGCGACGGGAACCGTAAAGTTCTTCAACTCCACCAAGGGTTTCGGCTTCATCGAGCAGGGTGACGGCCAGCCGGACGTGTTCGTCCACATCTCCGCCGTCGAGCGCGCGGGCATGCGCACCATCGTCGAGGGCCAG contains these protein-coding regions:
- a CDS encoding branched-chain amino acid aminotransferase — encoded protein: MNNTIGKAEADSFVPAAPIEITRAATLAPLPRPPYGFGNHFTDHIATLRYTEATGWGEPRIVPFGELSLHPSAAGFQYSQSIFDAFKAHLQPDGSLAMFRPDMHIARLNRSAARMCIPQVEPRMLMELIQRLCDLDRRWAPSDPGSALYIRPTIVATEGFVSLRPARDYLLVVFLSPVGDYFAEGSAPVRILASDEFVRAARGGVGSAKTGGNYAAAMYATRAAVEQGYSQILWLDGVERRYLEEVGSMNIFVKIAGRVRTPPLSDSILAGVTRDTILSILRDSGAAVSEEPIAIDELFEAHDAGTLDEVFGTGTAAIVSPIGRIAYKGKEIQVRDGQRGPTTEWLYDKLLAVQKGRDNDPQGWRVTVPHFG
- a CDS encoding cold-shock protein, which gives rise to MATGTVKFFNSTKGFGFIEQGDGQPDVFVHISAVERAGMRTIVEGQKLSFDVVQDRRNGKNAAENLQAA